The Hymenobacter baengnokdamensis genome includes a region encoding these proteins:
- a CDS encoding YajQ family cyclic di-GMP-binding protein, with product MPSFDIVSKVDSQTLENAVNTAKKELATRYDLRDTKGGLELDKKGNTIQLSSENSMRIKALEDILLTRIVKQGIDGTALDFTAEEQPSGALVKKTIKVRAGVDKDAGRKIIKTIKDSKLKVEAQMQDDQIRVTAKKIDDLQAVIALLRRSDNGQPLQFVNMKS from the coding sequence ATGCCTTCCTTCGACATCGTCAGCAAAGTAGATTCGCAAACGCTGGAAAACGCGGTAAATACCGCGAAGAAAGAGCTGGCCACCCGTTACGACCTGCGCGATACCAAGGGTGGCCTGGAACTCGACAAAAAAGGGAATACCATTCAGCTCAGCTCCGAAAACTCCATGCGTATCAAGGCCCTGGAGGATATTCTGCTTACCCGCATCGTAAAGCAGGGTATCGACGGCACGGCGCTCGACTTCACGGCCGAAGAGCAACCCAGCGGCGCGCTCGTTAAGAAAACCATTAAGGTGCGCGCCGGGGTCGATAAAGATGCTGGCCGCAAGATTATCAAAACTATCAAGGATAGCAAACTAAAGGTCGAAGCTCAGATGCAGGACGACCAGATTCGCGTAACGGCCAAGAAAATAGATGACTTGCAGGCCGTTATTGCCCTGCTGCGCCGCTCCGACAACGGCCAGCCGCTGCAATTTGTTAATATGAAGTCGTAG
- a CDS encoding PaaI family thioesterase — protein sequence MPSQPTDWTDLVARYNQINLYGRANGMELTVPAPGQAEYRMRIQEAHLSSPGTAHGGVLAGLMDAVLGAAALTQAFTAGDLVSTVEFKINYLRPVHLGDELRAVAQVQHAGKSIVVVSGSIYRQADPADAHPLAVAQGMGTFNRYPATKRQL from the coding sequence ATGCCTTCCCAACCCACCGACTGGACTGACTTAGTAGCCCGTTACAATCAAATTAATCTATATGGCCGGGCCAATGGCATGGAGCTCACCGTGCCGGCCCCTGGCCAGGCCGAGTACCGGATGCGCATTCAGGAGGCGCATTTGTCATCGCCGGGCACGGCGCACGGCGGCGTGCTGGCCGGGCTTATGGATGCAGTGTTGGGCGCGGCGGCGCTTACGCAGGCCTTCACCGCCGGCGACCTCGTATCGACGGTGGAGTTTAAAATCAACTACCTGCGCCCGGTACACCTCGGCGACGAGCTGCGGGCCGTGGCGCAGGTGCAGCACGCCGGCAAGTCTATTGTGGTAGTAAGCGGCAGCATTTATCGCCAGGCCGACCCTGCCGATGCCCACCCCCTCGCCGTAGCGCAGGGCATGGGCACCTTCAACCGCTACCCCGCCACCAAGCGGCAGCTCTAA
- a CDS encoding TerC family protein yields the protein MEIVLGIDNIIFISITVNRLAPAEQARGRTIGLLLALVFRIGLLMSISWIVSLRSALFTLNLPPLVEHFGVSGRDLILLAGGLFLMYKSTTEIHTKLQGEEEEVRAGAAHAMLPAIILQIIIIDIVFSFDSILTAVGLVDNVLVMIAAVICAMGIMLAFSGAVANFVNRNPTIKMLALSFLIMIGFMLVMEAAHKEVEKGYLYFAMAFSFVVELLNMRLRRKAKPVSLRDSPYD from the coding sequence ATGGAAATCGTATTAGGTATAGATAATATTATATTTATATCTATTACCGTTAATCGTCTGGCACCGGCTGAGCAGGCGCGGGGCCGCACCATTGGCTTGCTGCTGGCGCTGGTGTTCCGCATCGGGCTGCTAATGAGCATCTCCTGGATTGTGAGCCTGCGCTCGGCGCTGTTCACGCTCAACCTGCCGCCGCTGGTCGAGCACTTTGGCGTGAGCGGCCGCGACCTGATTTTGCTGGCCGGGGGCTTATTTCTGATGTACAAAAGCACCACCGAAATACACACCAAGCTTCAGGGCGAGGAAGAGGAGGTGCGTGCGGGTGCCGCGCATGCCATGCTGCCGGCCATCATCCTGCAAATCATCATTATTGATATCGTATTCAGCTTCGACTCTATCCTGACGGCCGTGGGGCTGGTAGATAATGTGCTGGTGATGATAGCCGCCGTTATCTGCGCCATGGGTATTATGCTGGCCTTTAGCGGGGCAGTGGCCAACTTTGTCAACCGCAACCCGACCATCAAGATGCTGGCGCTGTCCTTTCTCATTATGATTGGCTTTATGCTGGTAATGGAGGCGGCCCACAAAGAAGTGGAGAAAGGCTATCTCTATTTTGCTATGGCCTTTTCCTTCGTGGTGGAGCTGCTGAATATGCGGCTGCGCCGTAAAGCCAAGCCGGTGTCGCTCCGCGATTCACCCTACGACTAG